Within Paracoccus jeotgali, the genomic segment GATCGACGGTCTGGTGTTGTCGGCGACCAGCGCGGCTTTCGGCAAGTCCGACGGCGACTGGCAACAGGAATTCGTCCGCGCCCGCGTGGCGCCGCTGGACAATGGCATGACCCTGCCCGAATTCGCGCCCAAGATGATCGCCGCGATGCTGGCCCCCGGCTCGGCCGGTCAGGACATCGACCGCGTCATCAGCGTCGTCAGCCTGATGCGCGAGGACACCTTCCGCGCCGCCGTCCAGGCCATCACGCAGTTCGAGGGCCGCGACGTGCTGCCCATGATCGAGGTGCCGACGCTGTGCATCTCGGGCGGTCACGATCTGGCGGCGGCCCCGCCCAAGGTCATGGAAAAGATGGCCAGCAAGATCGCGGACGCCGAATATCACTGCATGGAGCATGTCGGCCATTTCGGCTGGGCCGAGGATGCCGACGGCTTCAACAGGATCCTGATCGATTTCCTTGACCGCAGGGTCAAGGCTGCGGCACGCGATGTCGACGACCTCGCCACCGCGATGCACTGACAGAACCGACGACAAACTGAACCCCAAGGGAGGACTTGGAATGGGTAACCACTGGACCAACATGATCGCGGCTTTTGCCTTTGGCGGCGCTGCGATCGCCACCACCGCCGCCTATGCAGAGCCGAAAGAACTGAGCTTTGCCACCTACATCCCCGCCAGCTCGTCGTTCATCGTCGACGATCTGGTGCCGTGGACGGAATGGGTGAACGAGCGCGCGAACGGCGAATTCAAGATCAAGGTCTATGCCGGCGGCACGCTCAGCCGCGACCCGAACCAGCAGGACAAGCTGGTCAAGGACGGCATCGCCGACATGGTCGCGATCGTCCCCGGCCGCTCGCCGGGCGAATACCCGAACTATGCGATCTTTGAACTGCCCGGCTTTGCCCGCAGCGCCGCCGAAGGCACGCAGGCGGCGTGGGAGCTGTACAAGGAAGGCAAGCTGGGCCAGCACGATCAGATCCAGATCGTGTCGATGTGGATGGCCGAGCCGGGCATCCTGTTCTCGTCCAAGCCGGTCGAATCGGTCGCGGATTTCGAAAACAAGCGCGTGCGCGTGGCCGGCGGCACCCAGACCGACACCATGCTGGCGCTGGGCGCGATCCCGCAGCCGGTCAAGGCCAGCGAGGTCGCCGAGGCGATCAGCCGCGGGATGCTGGACGGGGCGCTGGTCGACTGGACCGTGGCCGACACCTTCCGCGTCCACGAGGTGACGAACCACGTCTACAACATCCCGATGGGCTCGCTGCCCTTCCTGCTGGCGATGAACGTGGACACCTATGCCAGCCTCTCGGACGAGGGCAAGGCGCTGATCGACGAGGCCGGCGAGGAATGGATGCGCCGTCAGGGCCCGTTCTTCGGCGAAGAGGGCAAAGAGGTCCGTGCCAAGCTGGAAGCCAGCGGCAAGCACACCGTCGTCGACGCGACCGAGGAGCAGATCCAGCTGCTTCTGGAAAAGACCAAGGCGCTGCGCGAAGACGTCGCCAGCCGTGTCGAACCGGGCCTGATCGAGGCCTATGACGAGAAGCTGCAGAAGTTCCGCGCCGGCAGCTGATCCGGCACGGGGACGAGGAAAAACGGGAGGTCGAGGATGTCCAATAACCTGCTCTTGCGCGTCGAGAAGTGGTCGGAGGCGATCAGCAAGCCGACCGCGATCATCGGGGTCGCATTCCTGCTGCTGGCTTCGGGCCTGACCATCGCGGATGTGGTCAGCCGGTGGCTGTTCGGCAAGCCGCTGATCTTCGTCCCTGACCTGTTCGGTCTCAGCATCATCCTGGTGGTGGCGGCCACCTTCCCCACCGGGGTGCTGCAACGCAAACACGTCGCCATCGACTTCTTCGGCACCTGGCTGGGGCGGCACGCCTCGCGGATCCTCGATTCGCTGGCCGCGCTGGCCACCGCGCTGTTTCTGGCCGTGCTGGCCTGGCAGGTGACCGAGGTCGCGATCAGCAAGGCGGCCGAGAACGACTATACCTATGTCATGCGCCTGCCGACCGCCCCCGTCTGGTGGCTGGCGGCGATCATCATCTGGATCAGCGTGCCGATGCAGTTCGTCGTGTTCCTGCTGCAACTGGTCCACAACAAGTCCAAGCCTGCCGAGGACCTTACCCATGTCGAATGAAATGGTCGGCCTGATCGGCGTCGGCTCGCTGATGCTGATGATCGTGCTGCACATCCCCATCGGGGTCTCGATGGCCATCGCCGGCGCCGTCACCTTCGCCTTTCTGCGCAACTGGGACGCCGCCTTCTCGGTCATCGGGACCGAGGCGACCTCGGCCATTGCCAGCCCCGATCTGGCGCTGATCCCGCTGTTCATCCTGATGGGCAACTTCGCCGCCGGCGGCGGCATGGCGCGCGACGTCTATCGCCTCGCCTTCGCCTTTGTCGGGCATCTGCGCGGCGGTCTGGCGATGGCCACCATCGGCGGCTGCGCGGGCTTTGGCGCGGTCAGTGGCTCGTCCATCGCCACCGTCACCACCATGACCAAGGTGGCCTATCCCGAGATGACCCAGCGCGGCTATTCGGAACGCCTCGCCGGGGGCAGCATCGCCGCCGGCGGCACGCTGGGGATGCTGGTGCCGCCCTCGATCATCTTCGTGCTGTATGGCATCCTGACCGAGAATTTCGTGCTGACGCTGTTCACCGCAGCCATCGTGCCCGCGATCATCGCGGTGCTGATGCACTTCATCGCCATTCAGGCCTATCTGCGCCTGTCGCCTGAATCCGGCCGCTCGGCCGAGCGGACAAGCTGGTCCGGGCGCCTGCACGCGCTGCGCGGGGCGTGGACGGTGCTGCTGCTGGCGGTTGTCGTCGCGGGCGGCATCTATTCCGGCATCTTCACCGTCACCGAATCCGCCGCCGTGGGCGCCGTGCTGTCGATGGCCATTGCCCTGTTCCGGGGCGAGATGAAGATGCGCTCGTTCTGGGCCGCGCTGCACGACACCGCCGCCACCACCGCGATGATCTATGTCATCGTGATCGGCGCGGGCATCTTCAGCTATGCCATGACGCTGTCGCTGCTGCCCGAGACGCTGGTCAACTGGATCGGCGGGCTGCCGGTGCCGCCGCTGGTCATCATCGCCATCCTGATGATCTTCTACATCATCATGGGCGCGATCTTCGACACCATCTCGGCCATGGTGCTGACGCTGCCCTTTGTCTATCCGGTCATCCTGCAGCTGGGCTATGACCCGATCTGGTGGGGCGTCATCATGATCATGGTGATCGAGATCGGCATGATCACCCCGCCCATCGGCATCAACGTGCTGGTGATGAACGCGATGCTGCCGGGATCTTCGCTGGGCACCATCTATCGCGGCATCGTGCCCTTCCTGATCGCGGATCTGGTGCGTCTGGTCATCCTGATCCTGATCCCGGCGCTGTCGCTGTATCTGCCGACGATCATGGGGATGCCGAGATGACCGAGCGTTTCGGAAACCCAACCCTGCGCGACGAACTGCCGGGCCGGCTGCGCTACAGCCTGCCGGCCATCGTCGCGCCGATGTTCCTGGTCTCCAGCGGCGAGATGGTGGCCGCGGCGGCCCGCAACGGCGTCATCGGCGCCTATCCCTCGCTGAACGCGCGCAGCAGCGCGGGCTTTCGCGAGGTGCTCCAGACGCTGGACGCAGCGCTGGCCGGGGCAGAGACGACGGCCTATGCGGTCAATCTGGTCACCCACCGCTCGAACCCCCGCTTTGCCGAGGATATGGCCGTCTGCGCCGATCACCGCGTGCCGCTGGTCATCACCGCGCTGGGCAGCCCGACCCCGGCGCTGGGGCCGGTGCATGACTATGGCGGGCTGGTCTTTGCCGATGTGAACTCGCCCGCGCTGGCCCGCAAGGCCGCGGCCGCCGGGGCGGACGGGCTGATCCTGGTCTGCTGCGGCGCGGGCGGCCATACCGGCACCATGAGCCCCTTTGCCTTCGTGGACGAGGTGCGCCGCTTCTTCGACGGCCCGCTGGTCGTCGCGGGCGGCATCGGGACCGGGGCTGCCATCCGCGCGGTCATCGGCATGGGCGCCGATCTGGCCTATATGGGCACGCGCTTTCTGGCCGCGCAGGAAAGTCTGGCGGTGCAGGATTTCAAGCAGATGGTCATCGACTGCGGCTTTGACGACATCCTGTGCACCGACGCGATCACCGGGGCGCTGGCCAACAAGCTGCGCCCCAGCCTGGTCCGCGCCGGCATCGACCCGGACACGCTGCAATCGGGCAAGGCCTTCGATCTGTCGGGGCTGGAAAGCTCGGTCAGCAAATGGAAGGATTTGTGGTCGGCCGGGCACGGCATCGGCGCGGTCGCGGCGTCCGAAACCACGGCCGAGATCATCGACGAACTCGCCTGCCAGTTCGCGGCCACGGCTGCCAAGGCGGCCTGAGCTCCACCCGCTTGCAGCGCGCCGCGCGACGGGTCATCACACACATGCTTCACGGGCGACCGCGCTGGTCATGGGCCGAAGCGTCAGTCACAAGGACGGTCGCGCATTGAACAAGATGTCAGCCAGCCAGCTTTCGCCCGCCCCCGTCGCGCCGATCATGTCCGCGCGCCGAGTCAGCCTGATGGCCGCGATGTTCGTCGCCATGGGGCCCATCGGCATCGCGCTCTATACCCCCGCCATGCCCGCCATTGTCGAGGCGCTGGGCACCAGCAGCGGCATGGTCAAGCTGACGCTGACGCTTTATTTCGCGGGCTTTGCCTGTGCGCAGCTGATCGTCGGGCCGCTGTCGGACGCGCTGGGCCGGCGGCCGGTCATCATGGCGTTTCTGGGGCTGTTCGTCGTAGCCTCGCTGTTCGCGCTGATCGCGCAGTCCATCGAGACGCTGATGGCGGCGCGGCTGGCGCAGGGGATCGGAGCTTCGTCCGGGGTCGCCATCGCCCGCGCCGTGGTCCGCGACCTGTTCGAGGGCGAGGAATCGTCGCAGATCATGAACACCATCGGCATCATCCTGGCCATCGCCCCGGCGTTGTCGCCCACCATCGGCGGCTTCATGGTCACGCTGTTCGGCTGGCGCTCTATCTTTGTGCTGATGAGCGTGATCGCCGTGATCGTGGTGCTGATCACCCGGCGCTTCCTGCATGAAACGGTGGTGGCGGACCGATCCCGGCTGAACATCGGCGCGCTGTTCCGATCCTACGGCACGCTGCTGGGGAACCGGCATTTCATGGCCTCGTCGCTGACCATCTCCGGCTCGAACGGGGCGATCTATGCGCAGGCGACGATCCTGCCCTTCATCCTGATCGACGAGCTTGGCTTTTCCTCGGCCGAGTTCGGGCTGGCGATGATCATGCAGTCGGGCAGCCTGTTCGTCGCCGCCATCATCATCCGCCAGTTGATGAAGCGCCACAGCGCCGACCGGCTGGTGGCGCCGGGGCTGGGGCTGATCGTGGTGGCCAGCCTGATGTTCCTGACGCTGCTGTTCCGCGAGCCCAGCCTGATCGGCGTCATGGGGCCGGTCGCGATCTATGTCTTCGGCATCGCGGCGGTCATGCCGGCCAGGTCGACGGCGGCGCTGGCGCCGTTTCCCTCCATGGCCGGGGCGGCCTCCTCGCTGATGGGGTTCCTGCAGATGGGCGCGGGGCTGGTCGCAGGCTCGGTCGCGGCGCTGTTCGGCGACCCGGTGACGCCGCTGGCGGTGCTGATCCCGCTTTTGGGGCTGCTGGCCTGCCTGTCCTATGCCGTCTATTGGACCCGGCCCGCCTGATCCCGCGCCCACGATCCGCTGTGAGCCCGCGCAGCGCCGGGTCGCCACTCCACTTGGCCCCGCGCCATTATTGCCGCCATTGCAACAATAAATGCGATATTTTGCCTATTCAGGCACATGGTGCGCCAGTCTATATCTGCTGACAACCAAGCCGGCGCGCGTGCCAAGCGAACCATCCCACCTCCTGCGGGTTGTCCTCTGACAGACCTAGGCAGGGCGCAGGATCGGTCCCTGCGAACGCGCCGGCCCCACCCTCAACCCCGTCCCCGGACGGAGAAAGGCCCTCGACATGATCGACCGCCCCGCCGACCGCTATCTTGAACCCGTCTGGACCGCGCGCATGCTCAGCGTGCTGCGGATCGTTTCGGCGCTGATCTTCTTTGCCCATGGCACGCAAAAGCTGCTGGGCTTCCCGGCGATGGAAAACCCGCCCACCGCCTTTACCCTGGGCTGGATCGCTGGCCTGCTGGAGCTTGTCGGCGGCGGGCTGCTGGTCATCGGGCTGTTCACCCGCCCGGTCGCCTTCGTCCTGTCGGGCATGATGGCCGTGGCCTATTTCATGGTTCACTTCCCGCAAAGCTTCTTTCCGCCGCTGAACCAGGGCGACGCGGCGATCCTGTATTGCTTCGTCTTCCTGTATCTCGTCTTTGCCGGTCCCGGCCCGTGGAGCGTGGATGCCATGCGCAACCCGACCACCGCGCGGCCCTGACCCGCATCACCTCGGCACAGACGGCGCAGCCGGTCTGCCCGTCTGCGCCCCACCCCCCTCACTGACCACCCAAGGAGAGTATCCATGACTGTCAAGCTCGCCATCATCTATTATTCCACCTATGGCACCAACCATCAGATGGCCTCGATCGCCGCCGAGGCCGCCAAGGCCACCGGCGCCGAGGTGCGGCTGCTGAAGGCCCCCGAAACCGCGCCGCAGGATGTCGTCGCCGGCGTCGATGCCTGGGCCGCGCAGGCGGAAAAGACCGCCGACATCCCGACCGCCACGCCCGAGGATATGGAATGGGCGAACGCCTATCTGATCTCGGCCCCGACGCGGTTCGGGATCATGGCGAGCCAGATGCGCGCCTTCATCGACACGCTGGGCGGGGTCTGGTCCAAGGGCGGGCTGGCGAACAAGCCGGTCTCGGCCATGACCTCGGCGCAGAACACCCATGGCGGGCAGGAAACGACGCTGGTTTCCTTCTATACCACCGTCATGCATTGGGGCGGCTTTGTCGTCGCGCCGGGTTACACCGACGAGGCGATCTTCAAGGCCGGCGGCAACGCCTATGGCTATAGCCACACCCAGGGCGCCGAGTTCACCGACGAGGTGAAAGCCGCCATTGGCCACCAGACCCGCCGCCTGATCGAGGTCGCCGGCAAGCTGAACTGAGCCCGCAGCGCCAGCCCCGACGGGCTGGCGCATCCGGCGCGATCCTGACCGGTCGCGCCGGACGGGCTGCCGGTCAGGCCCGGCCGCAGAACTCGGCCGAGACCTCGATCCCGTCATCCAGATCGCGGCGAAACTGTTCGAGCGCGAAGCCGAGGTTGAAGATCCGGCCCAGCTCCTCGGTCGTCAGCGATTGCGCCGATCCGTCGCCGCGCATCTCATCCACCGCCGCGCGATAGGCCCCGACCGCCTCGGCCAGCGTCTCTGTCGCCTCGGGCGCGGGGTCGTTGTCCAGACAGCGGGCCATGCGCCGCAAGGTCGCCGCCCCGCACAGCGCCGCCTGACGCCAGGGCCCGGCCACATGATCATGCAGCAGATCGCTGCCCCCGCCCCGCGCCGCCCGCCGCAACATGTCCACGTCATGCCGTATCCGCCGCAAGGTGCGCAGCAATCGCTGCCCATCGGGAAGCTGCCCCAACCGGACCCGCTGCTCATGCCCCGCCTGATCCACGAACTCGGCAAGATCGCGCAGGCTTTCGCGCACCCGCCCGGCCAGTCTGCCCAGATCCGCCTGACTGGCCTCGCCTCCGGCGGCAAGGGCGTCAAGCTGGCGGGCCAGCAGCCGCGCGACCTCGGCCCCGGTCTTGCCGATGGACCGCGAGGCCCGCGCCGGCATGATCGCCACGGCCACGAACAGCCCCCACCGCACAGCCCAGACCGACGCCGAAGATCCGCGACACGGCCAGGTCCAGCGGGTTCATCTCGATCCCCGGTCGGCCCAGCAGAACCACGGCGGCGGTGATCAGCGCGATCCGGTAGCCGGGCGACAGCGACGCCACCACCGACAGCGGCGCCAGCGTGATGGCGAGCGCCGCGACATAGGTCAGCGCGTCCTCGGGCCGCAGCACAAAGGCCACTGCGG encodes:
- a CDS encoding alpha/beta fold hydrolase yields the protein MSKIRLPDHSVSGSGDITVFLLHGAFGAKEYWFRQIEALTHAGYRVVAWDAPGYGVSPMPADFSVEAAARAAEHLIRAEGTARNVVLGHSMGGMIAQRCYSYCPDLIDGLVLSATSAAFGKSDGDWQQEFVRARVAPLDNGMTLPEFAPKMIAAMLAPGSAGQDIDRVISVVSLMREDTFRAAVQAITQFEGRDVLPMIEVPTLCISGGHDLAAAPPKVMEKMASKIADAEYHCMEHVGHFGWAEDADGFNRILIDFLDRRVKAAARDVDDLATAMH
- a CDS encoding TRAP transporter substrate-binding protein, encoding MGNHWTNMIAAFAFGGAAIATTAAYAEPKELSFATYIPASSSFIVDDLVPWTEWVNERANGEFKIKVYAGGTLSRDPNQQDKLVKDGIADMVAIVPGRSPGEYPNYAIFELPGFARSAAEGTQAAWELYKEGKLGQHDQIQIVSMWMAEPGILFSSKPVESVADFENKRVRVAGGTQTDTMLALGAIPQPVKASEVAEAISRGMLDGALVDWTVADTFRVHEVTNHVYNIPMGSLPFLLAMNVDTYASLSDEGKALIDEAGEEWMRRQGPFFGEEGKEVRAKLEASGKHTVVDATEEQIQLLLEKTKALREDVASRVEPGLIEAYDEKLQKFRAGS
- a CDS encoding TRAP transporter small permease, translating into MSNNLLLRVEKWSEAISKPTAIIGVAFLLLASGLTIADVVSRWLFGKPLIFVPDLFGLSIILVVAATFPTGVLQRKHVAIDFFGTWLGRHASRILDSLAALATALFLAVLAWQVTEVAISKAAENDYTYVMRLPTAPVWWLAAIIIWISVPMQFVVFLLQLVHNKSKPAEDLTHVE
- a CDS encoding TRAP transporter large permease; translation: MSNEMVGLIGVGSLMLMIVLHIPIGVSMAIAGAVTFAFLRNWDAAFSVIGTEATSAIASPDLALIPLFILMGNFAAGGGMARDVYRLAFAFVGHLRGGLAMATIGGCAGFGAVSGSSIATVTTMTKVAYPEMTQRGYSERLAGGSIAAGGTLGMLVPPSIIFVLYGILTENFVLTLFTAAIVPAIIAVLMHFIAIQAYLRLSPESGRSAERTSWSGRLHALRGAWTVLLLAVVVAGGIYSGIFTVTESAAVGAVLSMAIALFRGEMKMRSFWAALHDTAATTAMIYVIVIGAGIFSYAMTLSLLPETLVNWIGGLPVPPLVIIAILMIFYIIMGAIFDTISAMVLTLPFVYPVILQLGYDPIWWGVIMIMVIEIGMITPPIGINVLVMNAMLPGSSLGTIYRGIVPFLIADLVRLVILILIPALSLYLPTIMGMPR
- a CDS encoding NAD(P)H-dependent flavin oxidoreductase; this encodes MTERFGNPTLRDELPGRLRYSLPAIVAPMFLVSSGEMVAAAARNGVIGAYPSLNARSSAGFREVLQTLDAALAGAETTAYAVNLVTHRSNPRFAEDMAVCADHRVPLVITALGSPTPALGPVHDYGGLVFADVNSPALARKAAAAGADGLILVCCGAGGHTGTMSPFAFVDEVRRFFDGPLVVAGGIGTGAAIRAVIGMGADLAYMGTRFLAAQESLAVQDFKQMVIDCGFDDILCTDAITGALANKLRPSLVRAGIDPDTLQSGKAFDLSGLESSVSKWKDLWSAGHGIGAVAASETTAEIIDELACQFAATAAKAA
- a CDS encoding multidrug effflux MFS transporter; amino-acid sequence: MSASQLSPAPVAPIMSARRVSLMAAMFVAMGPIGIALYTPAMPAIVEALGTSSGMVKLTLTLYFAGFACAQLIVGPLSDALGRRPVIMAFLGLFVVASLFALIAQSIETLMAARLAQGIGASSGVAIARAVVRDLFEGEESSQIMNTIGIILAIAPALSPTIGGFMVTLFGWRSIFVLMSVIAVIVVLITRRFLHETVVADRSRLNIGALFRSYGTLLGNRHFMASSLTISGSNGAIYAQATILPFILIDELGFSSAEFGLAMIMQSGSLFVAAIIIRQLMKRHSADRLVAPGLGLIVVASLMFLTLLFREPSLIGVMGPVAIYVFGIAAVMPARSTAALAPFPSMAGAASSLMGFLQMGAGLVAGSVAALFGDPVTPLAVLIPLLGLLACLSYAVYWTRPA
- a CDS encoding DoxX family protein, with product MIDRPADRYLEPVWTARMLSVLRIVSALIFFAHGTQKLLGFPAMENPPTAFTLGWIAGLLELVGGGLLVIGLFTRPVAFVLSGMMAVAYFMVHFPQSFFPPLNQGDAAILYCFVFLYLVFAGPGPWSVDAMRNPTTARP
- the wrbA gene encoding NAD(P)H:quinone oxidoreductase; this encodes MTVKLAIIYYSTYGTNHQMASIAAEAAKATGAEVRLLKAPETAPQDVVAGVDAWAAQAEKTADIPTATPEDMEWANAYLISAPTRFGIMASQMRAFIDTLGGVWSKGGLANKPVSAMTSAQNTHGGQETTLVSFYTTVMHWGGFVVAPGYTDEAIFKAGGNAYGYSHTQGAEFTDEVKAAIGHQTRRLIEVAGKLN
- a CDS encoding FUSC family protein, with the translated sequence MMRLLSRNRWMLAHAARMTIAGIAALGLVHALGLSVELSAVITAVMVTQSNVGGSLKMAVEQFLGSLLGAGFAAAVAFVLRPEDALTYVAALAITLAPLSVVASLSPGYRIALITAAVVLLGRPGIEMNPLDLAVSRIFGVGLGCAVGAVRGRGDHAGAGLAVHRQDRGRGRAAAGPPA